GTACCGAGCTGCCGGCCGACCTGGTGGTGGTCGGCATCGGGTCGCACCCTGCGACCGGATGGCTCGACGGCAGCGGCATCGAAGTCGACAACGGTGTCGTCTGCGACGAGGCCGGCCGTACCAGTGCGCCCAACGTGTGGGCGCTCGGGGACGTCGCCTCATGGCGTGATGCGACGGGACACCAATCGCGCGTGGAACATTGGAGCAACGTCGCCGACCAGGCCAGGGTCGTGGTGCCGGCGCTGCTGGGCCATGAAGTGCCGTCGGTGGTGGTTGTCCCGTATTTCTGGAGCGACCAGTACGACGTCAAGATCCAGTGTCTGGGCGAGCCGGAAGCCGACGACATCGTGCACATCATCGAGGATGACGGCCGCAAGTTCTTGGCGTACTACGAGCGCGACGGAGTGCTGGTGGGTGTGGTCGGCGGCGGGCTGCCGGGCAAGGTGATGAAGGTGCGCGCCAAGATCGCCGCCGCAACACCTATCGGTGAAATGCTTTAGAACCTAAAACTGACCCAGGTAGAACCGCGACCCCTGGTCGTCGGTGCATTCGGCGGACAGACCATACGGTTGTTGGGACGGCTCGGCCAGCACCGTGCCACCTGCGTCGCGGACCCGCGCGACCGCGGCGTCGATGTCGGTCACCGTCCACATCGGTACGACAGCCGGGCGCCCGCTGCCGCCCGCAGCGCCCGACATCGGGTGCGCATCGCGCACCGCCCAGCCATCGGCGACTCGGCCGGGCTCAAAGGTCCAGCCCAGCACGCGGCTGTAGAAGTCGCGGAACGCCGCGGCATCCGCCACCTCGTAGGTGACATACGAGACTTCGCCGGGTCCAGAGCCGTTGAGCGCCGGGCGTTTCCGGCCTGGGGCCGCCTGGAAGACGGCGAACGCCATACCTTGAGGATCCGTCGCGTCCAAGATGTCGCCGTGTTCGGTTTGCCGCACCTCACCGACGCTGCCGCCGGCTTCGACGATGGCCGCTTGGGCGGCCCTGAGGTCGGTGACCGCATAGCAGCAGAACAGGGTCGGCGTGCCGGGGCTGGCCGAAATGCCGGTGGGCATGTCGGTGCTGGTCACCAGATGCGACGTCGGGTCGTAGCTCCAACCCAGGACTTTCCCGTAGAACGCGGCCGCGCGGTCGGCGTCGGGAACCCACACCGAGACGTACCCGACGTCTCCGTGCTGGATCGGTGCGCCCATCGGACCGCTGAACATCCAGCGGTGACCGAACGGGTCGATGATGGTTGCGTTGAGCGAGCCGTACCCTTCGTAGATCTCACGCTCGACCGTGGCACCTTTTTCGCGAGCCCGCTGCAACGACGTATCGGTGTCTGCGACATGCAGCATCAGGCTCACCGAAACCGATTCCGGTACCGGAGATTTCAGTCCCATCTCGGGAAACTCGTCGGCCAGATAGAAAACACCGGGTCCGATTTCGAGCTCGGCGTGGCCGATCCGGCCGTCGTCCATCACGATCGGTTCGCCGCTCAATGCCGCACCGAAAGCTTCGGTGTACCAGGCG
The nucleotide sequence above comes from Mycobacterium vicinigordonae. Encoded proteins:
- a CDS encoding VOC family protein, with the protein product MSQHDPLHVLHTDDLPVQPDPAFAARLRRRLESALSLPEGILMTAETLTTATTAPRPAALPYLAVADARAAIAWYTEAFGAALSGEPIVMDDGRIGHAELEIGPGVFYLADEFPEMGLKSPVPESVSVSLMLHVADTDTSLQRAREKGATVEREIYEGYGSLNATIIDPFGHRWMFSGPMGAPIQHGDVGYVSVWVPDADRAAAFYGKVLGWSYDPTSHLVTSTDMPTGISASPGTPTLFCCYAVTDLRAAQAAIVEAGGSVGEVRQTEHGDILDATDPQGMAFAVFQAAPGRKRPALNGSGPGEVSYVTYEVADAAAFRDFYSRVLGWTFEPGRVADGWAVRDAHPMSGAAGGSGRPAVVPMWTVTDIDAAVARVRDAGGTVLAEPSQQPYGLSAECTDDQGSRFYLGQF